A window from Solanum stenotomum isolate F172 chromosome 7, ASM1918654v1, whole genome shotgun sequence encodes these proteins:
- the LOC125869654 gene encoding uncharacterized protein LOC125869654, translated as MHDYINAKDTELWDVVLDGPYIPTREEYNETDKKKIEKNYKPKKILVCGIGSDEYNKISACETTKEIWDCLKTSHEGTTQVKESKVYMFTTQYENFCIKEGETIHEINSRFTSITNELRWLGEPISPSKQVQKILKVLPKSWESKMNAITEEKDLKVLTMDELIGNLQTVTTLKSSR; from the exons ATGCATGACTACATCAATGCTAAAGACACTGAGCTTTGGGACGTGGTTCTTGATGGACCTTACATTCCCACAAGAGAG GAATACAATGAAACGGACAAGAAGAAGATAGAGAAGAACTATAAACCGAAGAAGATTTTGGTATGTGGAATTGGCTCAGACGAGTACAACAAAATCTCTGCTTGCGAGACAACCAAAGAGATATGGGATTGTCTCAAAACATCCCATGAGGGAACGACACAAGTGAAAGAGTCTAAGGTCTATATGTTTACGACTCAATATGAGAACTTCTGTATAAAGGAAGGTGAAACCATTCACGAGATAAATTCAAGGTTCACTTCCATAACCAACGAACTGAGATGGCTTGGCGAGCCTATTTCACCAAGCAAACAAGTTCAAAAGATTCTCAAAGTGCTTCCCAAGTCATGGGAGAGTAAAATGAATGCTATAACTGAAGAAAAAGATCTGAAGGTGCTCACCATGGATGAACTGATTGGAAATCTCCAaactgtaacgaccctaaaatctagtaggtga